The sequence below is a genomic window from Uranotaenia lowii strain MFRU-FL chromosome 2, ASM2978415v1, whole genome shotgun sequence.
atagtttaacgatttacacatgttaagattttggtaaaaaaattaccgaactcggtaattttcgtttactgtgtacaatccaccgagaaaaaaagttaatacaaaaaaggtaaatcttacctcgtagcgaggtgaattTCACGTGAATTGAGcttaataaaaaagtataattcgcCTACAAAAAGGTAAAACCAAATCATCTCGTAGCGAGGtaaagttgacctggattgagctaaacaaaacggtacaatttatctcgaaaaaagtaactattttccgaatccgtttattgaggttaagctgttttgtcgttcagaaggGAAGTTTTGTTTCGTGCCCAATATAAGAAAACCGGAACAGAAaggtacactcagaaaaatactattatacatgccataagattctcttatgaagtggcgccataagaaaaaccaatgaaattcataagattatcttatgacgcgaatgaattctgctgatgaacacctacttcaatgagaagTTGTTGCTTTTTataagagggtcttataaaAACAGGATATGTCATGTTTGATGCGTAAATACattatggtcaccatcagcagcacatAAATACCCGGTTCCAAAGAATTTGTTCGGCCGCATCGGTCCTTTGACCTTGGGTGCTTCCCGTTCAACGTactgaaaagtaaataaaaaaccaAAGTAAAGTTATCAAATATGTTTAACgatcacaaaaaataaacttcatttcaaacttaccatttagaataataaaataaataattccaCAACTTCGTTTGACGATTGAAAAATGACTGATGTAATGGatatgttcattatttttcctcaatgccgtttcttctatttttcataagaacttcgtatgaaaattgaaagaatttcataagactcttatgaaaaattagtttggatgcaaaaaaggggttcataagacgtatcttatgaaaattataataagaatttgcctgttCTGGCATCCCTGACGTCGCTGCATCTGAACAGACCTAACGGCCACGCTACGAACTGTCAAACCAGAAAACGGTTAGAAGTGAAAAATTTGCGACGAACCAAGAAAGACAAGTGACGCTCTGcgtatattttataaattaacgaTAGTTTTAGTTGTTAAAGTTGTTTGTGCCATTCGTGAGTACCTTTTTAAATTGCTGTGAACCTTTGACTAAATCtaactttttgtaatatttagcGCACATCGGTAAAAACCCGATCTAAGGCTGATACCACGCACAGTCGAGCATTCCTTTCAAAAGGGCCGATATAGgttagattttcttttattggtATCAGAATTATTTGTAATTATGCGTATTTTCTCAAAATCTAGGCCAGAAATCTATGCTCTTTATTTGTATAACTTGGCATCAAAAAACGGATACTCCTCTTGTACTAAAGGAGACAaatgtaagaaacaaaaaatcctaTGTAAAACTTTGCCCTAATAAACTCATTGTGTTTTAGCTTTGAGCTGCTCCTGCTCCTGCTCCAACTAGAGCTGCTGCGAGAACCTTTAGTGAATTATATTCCAACATcctcaaagattttcgaaaacccTAAAGATTTCGAGATGGTCAATTCGGAAGAGGAAATTGATTGCCAAGATGGATTCGACTGTGGTGGATGCAACAGACCTAATTCGGTGGAACGGAGAATGGTGTCGTGCGATAATTGTTTAGGCTGGTGGCATCTGAGTTGTGCGAATCAATCTCCCGGCGTAAAGGATCGCCCATGGAGATGCACTAAATGCACATCACCTTCTGCAGACCCGTCAGAGTCCGTAAACACCGCCGATTTCAGCACACCCATTGTGCGATCAAAGGCTCCTCACTCCAGTTCAACGAGAATAGGAAGGGCTGAAGTTGAGAACGGAGCTAGGAAGAAATGTGCGGAATCCAACAAAGATTCGTCCGTGAGAAGTGCCGGCAAGTCTGTGAGATCTACTACATCCAGCGCCCGCATCCGGACCGAACTTGAGTTGGCCAGATTGGTAgcagaaaaagaaattaaaagtcGTCGGATGAGAGAGGAAATGCGTTTCCTGGAAGAGGAGAGAGCCTTGCGAGAAAAGGAACGGGCTATCCGGTTAGAGGAGCTTGCTTCTGAGGAATCCTTCTTAAAGAAGAAGCACCAGCTGGAAGAGAAATTAGTCGAAGAGTCGGGATCGGAAAATGTTTCCGAATCAGCGCCAAGTGGAAGTCAAAAGGCTGAGGAATGGTTGCGCAATCAGCTGGAGGAAAATAATAACGATCCGGAAGAGGTGTTTCCTCGGATAGTCGAACCGGGTAATCCGAATTCAGTTCATTCCGaaggttgtactccatttacccgaaaaccattgcccagaatgaaaaatccccagaattccaatcgccagaaagaaccattctccagaatttttttccccagacgaaccattccccagaaaaattttcgccagaatgtaccatttcccagaaattttttcaccagaatgaaccatttaccagaaattttttcgccagaagaaccatttcccagaaaatttaaaacatttatccctactagaaattaataaaaaaaaaaggaattgttacaaaaaaatggggtttcataacttaattcttttgcggcaaagccgcaaccaacgaggatgaaggggctgaggcggcacaaagccgccgaagctcccaaatccgaggtggccgccgacccgccgtcggaagcggcggccccattacattggtctaggtctgccggggcttcctaggtctgcgtgaaagctaggggtgatcccttagccccgtccgccacgcgacagcgtgaaggacaaaacgtctttcaagttcgaacgcgcagcgtgaggagtcggataccaaaacggttttttaaaggaccatgataagcattgaatcaattaaagtacccaaaccataaacaaagcacaatattggttctaaaataaatttagttggaaaatttcaaagtcttagtttcaataaaaaaatcatttaaaaaaaattaatttcgaatcatatgaaatattcaagaattcattagaaaaaaaaagaaaacaaataaaaatactaggggaaaaaatctgggatttgtgccattcttgtaaatgttccattctggggaaaaaaaattctgggaaatggtccattctgggaaaaaaatttctggtaaatggtgcattctggggaatttttttctgggaaatggttcattctggggtttgatttcgggtatttgtcattctgggaaaaattcattctgggcaatggttttcgggtaaatgggatacaatccatTCCGAACCTAGAAGTCACTCGGCACGAATCCGTGTGCCAATTATGAACCTGATTCCTGAAGTACCACCTCCAAAGCAACCCATGAATCCTTTCCCACAACCGGTAGCGTTTGCCAACCTGAATATTGGTCCGTCTGCAGAACAAGTGTTGGCTCGACAAGTCTGGCCCAGAAAACTACCTGTGTTTGCCGGAGAGCCTGAGGAGTGGCCAATATTTTTCCATAGTTACGAAACGTCCAATGCTGCCTGCGGTTTCTCAGACGTTGAGAATCTTGTCCGTCTTAGAGAAAGCCTGCGAGGGGCGGCTCGAGAAGCAGTGagaacaaaattgacatttcCTGACAGCGTGCCGAAGATAATGGAAACACTGAAACGTTTTTATGGACGGCCCGAAATTCTTGTAAGGAACATGCTGGCTAAAGTGCGCAAACTCGAATCGCCAAAATCTGAGCGTCTAGATAGCCTTATTAAGTTTGCCACAGCTGTACAGCACCTTTGTGACCAGCTAGAGGCTGCAGGTCTACGAGCTCATTTATCGAATCCCGATTTGCTCAGCGAATTGGTTGAGAAGCTCCCTGCTCATCATCAGCTTGCTTGGGTGAGATATAAACGCTCCTTCCCCGAGCCTACGCTGAAGGAATTTGGCCAGTATATGGAGGAATTGGCCGAGGACGCCTGTGAGGTTACTACGCTTGTACCGCCGAAACCTGAGGCAGCGAAGTATGCAAAACCGTCGCAGAAGAAAGAGGGACATTTCCATGCTCACATTAACAGTAATGCAAACCAGGAAGAATATAGACAACGTAAGCCATGTCCAATCTGTGGTGGCATAGATCACCGGGTTCGGAACTGCTCGAAGTTCCAAGAACTAAATCTCGATTCAAGAAAGCGTGCAGTACGCCAGTGGAATTTGTGCGAAATGTGCCTGAATGAGCACGGTAATTGGAAGTGTAAATCAAGAATCCGATGTAACATCGAAGGCTGTAGAGTTCAGCACCATCCGTTGCTCCATGTTCCGGCGCAAGCCAAAAAGGGAGAAGCAACAGTCGTTAAATCTGTTTGTAATTCCCACAACGAATTCAGAAAAgcttttttctttcgaataGTTCCACTTACCCTGCACAACGGAAATCGCACTGTCGATACTTTTGGATTCTACGATGAAGGGTCATCACTGACCATGATGGAATCGTCATTAGCACGCCGCCTAGGAATAGAGGGAAAGAGGCATCCGCTGGAATTGCAGTGGACTTCCGGTGTAACCCGGAACGAAGATTCATCCAAGCTCATTAAATGCATGATCTCGAAGTTAGGAGATCCGAAACAACATTCTTTTACCGCACACACGGTTTCGAAACTTGAGCTACCGAAGCAAACCCTCTGCTACGACGAATTAGCTAATCGTTATGAACATCTGAAAGATATTCCAATCAGTTCATTTAACGATGCCCAGCCTGAAGTGCTTATTGGGTTAGATAACATTGACATTTTAACCCCAATCGAAAGTCGGCAAGGTCAACCTGGCGAACCTGTTGCCGTGAGATCACTGCTCGGATGGGCCATCTATGGGCCTAACGAGGCAGGAGAAAGAAATGACAAGAACTCGGTCCGAGTTAACTTCCATCACTGCGACGCAGATCAAGAGCTTAACGACCTCATCCGGCAACATTTCGTTCTGGAGGAACCCCAGAACCCGTTTGCGCCGATTCTTGAATCTGCCGAAGACAAGCGATGTAAAACGATCCTAGAGGAAACCACGGTGTTCCGTGACGGTGCATACGAAACTGGATTGCTGTGGAAAGCAGATGTAGTGTGCTTCCCAGACAACCGGTACATGGCTGAGAGACGACTGAAATGCCTAGAGAGCAAGCTGTCAAAAGACCCCGAACTACAGGCTAACGTACACCAACAAATACGAGACTATTTGACAAAAGGGTATGCCCATAAGGCAACCGAAGAAGAGTTGGCAGAAACTAGTGCTGAGCGCGTCTGGTACCTCCCCCTGAATGTGGTGTCGCACCCGAAGAAACCGAACAAAAGACGGCTGGTGTGGGACGCGGCTGCCTCAGTGGGTGGAGTTTCCCTCAACAATCAACTATTAAAAGGTCCGGATTTACTGGTCCCCCTGCATTCAGTGATATGCAAGTTCCGAGAGTGGCGCATCGGATTTGGTGGCGACGTAAAGGAAATGTTCCACCAAATCCGAATAAGAGCAGCAGACAAAAACTACCAACGATTCCTGTTTCGATTCGACGCAACACAACCGCCCGACGTTTATATTATGGACGTCGCGACGTTCGGAGCGACGTGCTCGCCCTGTTCGGCGATCTACGTGTTGCACAAAATAGCGGACGAGTGTCGGGAGGATTTCCCGAAAGCTACGACAGCTATCAAGGAGAAAACGTATATGGACGATTATTTCGATAGTGCCCCCACTTCCGAGGAAGCAGCTGATCGAGCGATTCAGGTGAAAGGAGCCCTTGCTCGGGCCGGATTCACCATGAGAAATTGGGTTAGCAACGATGAATCGGTGCTACAAGCAGTCGGAGAGAATTCGGAACAGAAAACGCTCTCACTTATCAGTAATATGGGAGGCGATAACATCGAGAGGGTCCTTGGACTGGAGTGGAACCCACGGCAGGATTGTTTCCAATTTCCTACCAGCCTACGCGGTGAGCTGGCGCCGTATGTTTGCGGCGAACGACGACCGACTAAGAGAATGGCTCTTAGATGTATTATGAGTCTTTTCGACCCATTGGGTCTTCTGTCCCCGTATACAATCCACGGGAAGATGCTGTTCCAAGATCTTTGGAGATGCGGCATACAATGGGATGACGACATTCCGGATGAATCTTTCGAGAAATGGGTCCGATGGACAAAGCTTCTCCAAGAAATCAACAACCTTCAGATCCCCAGGTGCTACTGTGGTGGAGATCATGCTGGAGGGTACGAAACATTGCAGCTACATGTGTTCACCGATGCCAGTGAACTGGGCTACGGATGCGCGGCGTATTTCCGTGTCATCGAGGATGGAAAAGTGAAATGCTGCTTGGTGATGGCGAAGGCTAAGGTGGCCTCCCTCAAGGTGCAATCGATTCCCAGAAGAGAGCTTCAAGCCGCTGTGTTGGGTGCTAGGATGATAATAAACGTTTGTTCTAGCCACACGGTGGAAATCAAGGAGAAATTTCTTTGGACGGATTCTACCACCGTCTTGTCCTGGATTAGATCTGACCACCGAAGATTCAAGCAATATGTAGCCGTTCGCATCGGAGAAATTCTGACCTTAACAGATTCGGATCAGTGGCGCTGGGTGCCTTCGAAAGAGAACATCGCTGACTGTTTGACCAAGTGGAATAAAGATACGGATCCAAAACCGGATGGTCGTTGGTTTAATGGCCCATCATTCCTGTACGAACCTGCTGATAGATGGCCACAACAGAAATCACCGAATGAAAGCACCAACGAAGAGTTGAGAACCCACTACCTTTTCCACCACATTGATATTCCCATTCAGCTAATTGACATTGCTAGAATCTCTAAATGGACCATATTGGTACGCATACTGGCTACGGTTATGCGATTTATTTCGAATTGTCGTCGACGAAAGAAAGCATTGCCCATCGAGACGGTACCTTCCGTAGAGAATGTGAAGCGATACGTAATGCGAACCATCCCGAATATCGAAACACCGTTGAAGCAATCCGAATACCAATCAGCCGAGAACATCCTTTGGCGATTGGCTCAAAGTGAGCGCTACCCTGATGAGGTGAAGGTGCTGATATCAAATCGTGAAAGAGCCCTAGAGGATTTAATCAAGATTGAGAAAACTAGTTGCCTGTATCAACTCTCCCCGTTTGCTGACGAATTTGGTGTTATTAGAGTGGAAGGAAGAACCGTGAATGCGCAGTACGCGTCCTTCGATTCCCGATTTCCAGTAATATTGCCCCGAGAGCATGTAGTTACCCAAAGGCTTTTGGAGCATTATCACCGAATTTTTGGACACGCAAACAGAGAGACAATTGTCAACGAAGTCCGTCAGCGTTTTCAGATCGCGAATCTGAGGTCCGCTGTTAACGAAGTATCGAGAAGCTGCCAGGTATGtaagattaaaaaatgtaaaccacATCCACCAAGAATGGCGCCATTGCCAGAGCAAAGATTGACACCGTATACCAGACCCTTTGCGTATACCGGTGTGGATTATCTCGGGCCGTTGGAGGTAACCGTTGGCAGGCGGAAGGAAAAGCGATATGTAGCGGTCTTCACATGCTTGGTAGTCCGTGCCGTTCACCTGGAGCTGGCGTACAGCTTAACGACGGATTCCTGCATAATGGCGATCAGGAGATTTGTGCGAAGAAGAGGTCCCCCACGCCAAATATTTTCCGACAACGGGACGAACTTTGTCGGTGCCGATCGCGAGCTTAAACGACAGATCAAGAGAATCAACAGCGACTGTTCCGACACATTCACCAACGCTCGAACAAGCTGGTTATTCAATCCGCCCTCCGCTCCCCACATGGGTGGAGTATGGGAGCGGATGGTGCGAAGCGTGAAAGAATCGATGAGAGCTCTCGACGACGGAAGGAAACTCAACGACGAGATTCTGCTGACGGTGTTGGCGGAAACAGAAGCTTTTATAAACTCTCGTCCACTGACGTACATGCCTCAAAGTTCGGCCGACTACGAAGCGTTGACACCCAACCACTTTTTGGGTAACTCCACGGGAGATCAGGACCCTATGCGTGATCCAATCAGTCTCAGCCAAGCACTGCAAAGCAGTTACCTTCGTTCGCAGTATTTAGCTGATGCTACATGGGACAGATGGCTGAAGGAATACTTTCCTAATATGAACAAGCGGTCCAAGTGGTTCGAAGATGTGGTGTCGGTTAAACTTGGAGACCTGGTGTATATTGCGGAAGGCAGTCGGCGTACCTGGATCCGAGGAAGGATCGTGGAGCTAATCCCGAACAAGGATGGAAGGATCAGACGTGTTGCAGTACAAACGACATCTGGACGACTCGAGAGACCGGTGGCGAAGCTGGCCGTTATGGAGATAGGTAACGGTGAATCCGAGCAAGGTGATACGGAGGCCGTTCCGGATTCACGGGGTGGAGAATGTTCTGGCATCCCTGACGTCGCTGCATCTGAACAGACCTAACGGCCACGCTACGAACTGTCAAACCAGAAAACGGTTAGAAGTGAAAAATTTGCGACGAACCAAGAAAGACAAGTGACGCTCTGcgtatattttataaattaacgaTAGTTTTAGTTGTTAAAGTTGTTTGTGCCATTCGTGAGTACCTTTTTAAATTGCTGTGAACCTTTGACTAAATCtaactttttgtaatatttagcGCACATCGGTAAAAACCCGATCTAAGGCTGATACCACGCACAGTCGAGCATTCCTTTCAAAAGGGCCGATATAGgttagattttcttttattggtATCAGAATTATTTGTAATTATGCGTATTTTCTCAAAATCTAGGCCAGAAATCTATGCTCTTTATTTGTATAACTTGGCATCAAAAAACGGATACTCCTCTTGTACTAAAGGAGACAaatgtaagaaacaaaaaatcctaTGTAAAACTTTGCCCTAATAAACTCATTGTGTTTTAGCTTTGAGCTGCTCCTGCTCCTGCTCCAACTAGAGCTGCTGCGAGAACCTTTAGTGAATTATATTCCAACATTGCCTGAGTGTAAGTGTTTTCgtaaatatcatttagttgtgctggttcttgTCATAtttaatactttgcttttgtttcagatcggccaaGCTTCGACGTGTATTCCTTttcatcctccagatatcattccggaaaagccggacctgaccggattagtcgaacggagaaGGGCATGAATGCGTTAACGCAGTGCAGGAGAATTCAGTGGCCATTATGGCCCGGAAGAACGCGAACCGAGTTGCCACAAGCCTGGTGAAAAAAGGACTTacctcaatatttttaattaaatacggtgatatatttaaaaaatatacaaggAATAGTccatatttatttcaaactaatataaattttttaatgaattttgattttatttttatttaagaaaccaACTAGCATTTGCCTTTTacatcagtgaatgggaaaacggtattatttattattttgctaGGGGAATGCGacaaaggtaaaatttacctctttgctaggtgaatgaaaaaaggttaaatttacttcgaaagaggggtggaaaaaaatcacctcgcaaaaaggtaaattttacttttttttcgtgaagGTCTTTCCAGTGTAAGTCCGTGAAACTTCAAAAAAGTGTtaccaatttaatttttacagccttatcggtgaaCGTCATGATCTTTAAGTAGAATTATTTCAGgttttcaaaaccataaatgcaaaaaaaaatttgaaaaaaaatgacagaagttAAGTATGAACAAAGAGCGGTTTTTTAAGAAGGGTTTTCATCAAGCACGaaccaactattttgaaatggtaaTCCGAAGAGGGttaaatttacaacaaaacttttctcagaaaaaaaggggaacattttgagaaaaaagtgggacggcgcacacaggggtaaaatatgaaaaagacgatcaaaactattttctgcCGAAACTATGCGTTTTAGACCATAgtgacctatagtgtcttcgagacaaatgaccaacattacaagggctaaaaaattagttttttgaaaaattgattaatccacctagcagtcagttagaaaaactaacttttttaatatccattttagagctatactgtctgagaaaagtttttagcttgtaccaattctagcaactttgccAAAGAAATCATTACTGTATcaataatagttttaaaattatgacatttttttagaaaaatatcatcaattttcagttttttcaacctaACTTTTTTGCGAGCGatttttcatgtaaaatatgttctagagagttttgGACACAGTGAAGTTgcacacttttgctgaatacactatattaaaatttcgaagtttaaacgagatatcttaaaaatacttaacaaaaatagtcatttttaacTGATTATATCTCCTgggttcggacgagttcggttacatattttacagttttgcaatcaAAAAAGTACCACctttcaaaaaatatacaacTCAAAGTGGCCAAATATGGTCTTCatagtgtaaatgtcaatagaagtgagccaaaaattatgtttttatactaatttgagccCGCATCTACTACCATATCAAGTCCAAGTGGTTCAAGTAAGCCTACTGTTGAAAATCCTATACCTACGTTGCAGCTTGATAGAAA
It includes:
- the LOC129742114 gene encoding uncharacterized protein LOC129742114, with translation MVNSEEEIDCQDGFDCGGCNRPNSVERRMVSCDNCLGWWHLSCANQSPGVKDRPWRCTKCTSPSADPSESVNTADFSTPIVRSKAPHSSSTRIGRAEVENGARKKCAESNKDSSVRSAGKSVRSTTSSARIRTELELARLVAEKEIKSRRMREEMRFLEEERALREKERAIRLEELASEESFLKKKHQLEEKLVEESGSENVSESAPSGSQKAEEWLRNQLEENNNDPEEVFPRIVEPGNPNSVHSEVPPPKQPMNPFPQPVAFANLNIGPSAEQVLARQVWPRKLPVFAGEPEEWPIFFHSYETSNAACGFSDVENLVRLRESLRGAAREAVRTKLTFPDSVPKIMETLKRFYGRPEILVRNMLAKVRKLESPKSERLDSLIKFATAVQHLCDQLEAAGLRAHLSNPDLLSELVEKLPAHHQLAWVRYKRSFPEPTLKEFGQYMEELAEDACEVTTLVPPKPEAAKYAKPSQKKEGHFHAHINSNANQEEYRQRKPCPICGGIDHRVRNCSKFQELNLDSRKRAVRQWNLCEMCLNEHGNWKCKSRIRCNIEGCRVQHHPLLHVPAQAKKGEATVVKSVCNSHNEFRKAFFFRIVPLTLHNGNRTVDTFGFYDEGSSLTMMESSLARRLGIEGKRHPLELQWTSGVTRNEDSSKLIKCMISKLGDPKQHSFTAHTVSKLELPKQTLCYDELANRYEHLKDIPISSFNDAQPEVLIGLDNIDILTPIESRQGQPGEPVAVRSLLGWAIYGPNEAGERNDKNSVRVNFHHCDADQELNDLIRQHFVLEEPQNPFAPILESAEDKRCKTILEETTVFRDGAYETGLLWKADVVCFPDNRYMAERRLKCLESKLSKDPELQANVHQQIRDYLTKGYAHKATEEELAETSAERVWYLPLNVVSHPKKPNKRRLVWDAAASVGGVSLNNQLLKGPDLLVPLHSVICKFREWRIGFGGDVKEMFHQIRIRAADKNYQRFLFRFDATQPPDVYIMDVATFGATCSPCSAIYVLHKIADECREDFPKATTAIKEKTYMDDYFDSAPTSEEAADRAIQVKGALARAGFTMRNWVSNDESVLQAVGENSEQKTLSLISNMGGDNIERVLGLEWNPRQDCFQFPTSLRGELAPYVCGERRPTKRMALRCIMSLFDPLGLLSPYTIHGKMLFQDLWRCGIQWDDDIPDESFEKWVRWTKLLQEINNLQIPRCYCGGDHAGGYETLQLHVFTDASELGYGCAAYFRVIEDGKVKCCLVMAKAKVASLKVQSIPRRELQAAVLGARMIINVCSSHTVEIKEKFLWTDSTTVLSWIRSDHRRFKQYVAVRIGEILTLTDSDQWRWVPSKENIADCLTKWNKDTDPKPDGRWFNGPSFLYEPADRWPQQKSPNESTNEELRTHYLFHHIDIPIQLIDIARISKWTILVRILATVMRFISNCRRRKKALPIETVPSVENVKRYVMRTIPNIETPLKQSEYQSAENILWRLAQSERYPDEVKVLISNRERALEDLIKIEKTSCLYQLSPFADEFGVIRVEGRTVNAQYASFDSRFPVILPREHVVTQRLLEHYHRIFGHANRETIVNEVRQRFQIANLRSAVNEVSRSCQVCKIKKCKPHPPRMAPLPEQRLTPYTRPFAYTGVDYLGPLEVTVGRRKEKRYVAVFTCLVVRAVHLELAYSLTTDSCIMAIRRFVRRRGPPRQIFSDNGTNFVGADRELKRQIKRINSDCSDTFTNARTSWLFNPPSAPHMGGVWERMVRSVKESMRALDDGRKLNDEILLTVLAETEAFINSRPLTYMPQSSADYEALTPNHFLGNSTGDQDPMRDPISLSQALQSSYLRSQYLADATWDRWLKEYFPNMNKRSKWFEDVVSVKLGDLVYIAEGSRRTWIRGRIVELIPNKDGRIRRVAVQTTSGRLERPVAKLAVMEIGNGESEQGDTEAVPDSRGGECSGIPDVAASEQT